In one window of Drosophila mauritiana strain mau12 chromosome X, ASM438214v1, whole genome shotgun sequence DNA:
- the LOC117147588 gene encoding LOW QUALITY PROTEIN: uncharacterized protein LOC117147588 (The sequence of the model RefSeq protein was modified relative to this genomic sequence to represent the inferred CDS: inserted 1 base in 1 codon): protein MNVPLVFLTTDRKMKKSQNKPAMVAVPKMSQKPQRTASLFQPKVENKTTSSTPLAAPKKIRLKDTKVADPLAKKVQSEFVTIPKNQIRKIRRNRPGDRLLDRRSRSKRTGVKAVEKRNGAGAHNWGSLLQQEIDLRQRANLSTFEGMKLPKVLSFAYEDDSSEETEQYTLDEWRAMQAQKKQVLNKFMMSDFGTMKNATXGSGETVGAEGPVDTDDTKESQETGGTEQTGDAEAGQRSEGSGETENAEASGGPDASGGTGGSGGLRGSGELEDGELEDDCPLYLVDIPLKFNTDQGVIHYRLKLI, encoded by the exons ATGAACGTGCCACTCGTATTCCTTACCACAGATCGCAAGATGAAGAAGTCGCAGAATAAGCCAGCAATGGTGGCCGTTCCTAAGATGTCGCAGAAACCACAGAGGACGGCAAGTCTATTCCAGCCGAAGGTGGAGAACAAGACCACTTCGAGCACTCCATTGGCTGCACCCAAAAAGATCCGGTTAAAGGATACCAAGGTGGCAGATCCTCTTGCGAAGAAAGTACAGTCAGAATTCGTTACAAtaccaaaaaaccaaattcgCAAAATCAGACGCAATCGTCCTGGTGACCGACTCTTGGATCGCCGTTCCAGATCGAAACGCACTGGCGTGAAGGCCGTGGAAAAACGCAATGGAGCCGGGGCACACAACTGGGGATCCCTCCTCCAGCAGGAGATCGACTTGCGCCAGAGGGCCAATTTGAGCACCTTCGAAGGGATGAAGCTACCAAAGGTATTGAGTTTTGCCTACGAGGACGATTCATCGGAGGAGACCGAACAATATACACTCGACGAGTGGCGTGCCATGCAGGCCCAGAAAAAGCAGGTTTTAAATAAGTTTATGATGTCAGATTTCGGTACAATGAAAAACGCAA GGGGTTCTGGAGAAACTGTAGGAGCCGAGGGACCAGTAGACACAGACGACACCAAAGAATCCCAAGAAACAGGAGGAACTGAACAAACAGGAGATGCTGAAGCAGGGCAGAGGTCTGAAGGATCTGGAGAAACAGAAAATGCCGAAGCATCTGGAGGACCTGACGCATCTGGAGGAACTGGAGGATCTGGAGGATTACGAGGATCAGGAGAGCTGGAAGACGGAGAGCTGGAAGACGACTGCCCGTTGTACTTGGTTGATATCCCGTTAAAGTTCAACACTGATCAAGGTGTTATTCATTACCgcttaaaattaatttaa